From the genome of Papaver somniferum cultivar HN1 chromosome 2, ASM357369v1, whole genome shotgun sequence, one region includes:
- the LOC113348251 gene encoding NADPH:adrenodoxin oxidoreductase, mitochondrial-like isoform X2, which yields MLQFFPACQAGAKKMVIFRGRTLFLRKFSSLSSHPLRVCIVGSGPAGYYTAERLLKAHQKAEVDIIDRLPTPFGLVRSGVAPDHQETKVVINQFSRVGLNERCSFFGNVNVGSSVSLSELREMYNVVVLAYGAESDRDLGVPGEGLAGIHSAREFVWWYNGHPDFSQLRPNLKSAETAVVLGQGNVALDVARILLRPTAELARTDIANHALASLQESSIRKVYLVGRRGPAQAACTAKELRELLGIKDLYVNIQEGDLIKSPADEEELKNSRIQRRVHELLSKAAISQPHPVPGQRELHFLFFRRPDEFLSSDAGNDQVAGVNFEKTVLKENGESGKQSAVGTGQFEEVECGMVLKSIGYKSVPVDGLPFDQRKGIVPNFRGRVLSNASVLDKGLYVVGWLKRGPTGIIGTNLYCAIETVESIHEDLEQGVLTTSTTPKPGREGLLQLLDSKNVKFVPFSGWEKIDMKEKHEGSQKGKPREKITTWNELLEVAHA from the exons ATGCTGCAATTTTTTCCTGCCTGCCAAGCAGGGGCAAAGAAAATGGTGATTTTTCGTGGAAGGACATTGTTTTTGAGAAAATTTTCATCTCTCTCGTCTCATCCTTTACGTGTTTGTATAGTTGGTAGTGGCCCTGCTGGTTACTATACTGCTGAGAGG TTATTGAAAGCACATCAAAAGGCAGAAGTTGATATTATTGATCGATTACCGACGCCTTTTGGATTAGTTCGCTCCGGAGTAGCACCTGATCATCAAGAAACCAAG GTTGTGATCAATCAATTTTCACGTGTTGGATTGAATGAGAGGTGCTCATTTTTTGGAAACGTAAATGTCGGGTCTTCAGTTTCTCTCTCTGAACTTCGCGAGATGTATAATGTG GTGGTGCTTGCATATGGTGCCGAAAGTGATAGAGATCTGGGTGTTCCCGGAGAA GGTTTGGCGGGGATACACTCAGCTAGAGAGTTTGTGTGGTGGTATAATGGGCATCCGGACTTCAGCCAGTTAAGGCCTAACTTGAAGAGTGCTGAGACAGCAGTAGTTCTTGGTCAG GGTAATGTTGCTCTTGATGTTGCGCGTATACTTCTAAGGCCAACAGCCGAATTAGCAAGAACTGATATTGCAAACCATGCGCTAGCCTCTCTGCAGGAAAGCTCTATAAG AAAAGTGTATTTGGTTGGGAGACGTGGACCAGCACAAGCAGCTTGTACTGCAAAAGAATTGCGTGAACTTCTTG GCATTAAAGATCTGTATGTTAACATTCAAGAAGGCGATCTTATTAAATCACCGGCTGACGAG GAAGAACTGAAGAACAGCCGTATTCAAAGACGAGTTCACGAGTTGCTCTCCAAAGCTGCAATTTCTCAACCTCATCCTGTTCCAGGGCAGAGAGAACTCCATTTTCTGTTTTTCCGAAGACCAGATGAGTTCTTGAGTTCTGATGCTGGAAATGATCAAGTCGCTGGTGTAAATTTTGAGAAAACAGTTCTTAAAG AAAATGGTGAATCTGGTAAACAGTCTGCTGTGGGTACTGGCCAATTTGAAGAAGTAGAATGCGG GATGGTGCTGAAAAGTATTGGCTATAAGTCCGTGCCTGTTGATGGTTTGCCATTTGATCAACGTAAAG GTATCGTTCCTAACTTTAGAGGCCGAGTTCTAAGCAATGCGTCAGTTCTTGATAAAGGATTGTACGTTGTGGGTTGGTTGAAGAGAGGACCCACTGGGATCATTGGAACAAACCTCTACTGTGCCATAGAAACA GTTGAGAGCATACATGAAGATTTAGAACAAGGAGTTTTGACAACATCAACCACGCCAAAGCCTGGCAGAGAAGGGCTTCTTCAGTTACTTGAcagcaaaaatgttaagtttgtgCCATTTAGTGGCTGGGAGaagatcgatatgaaagagaagcATGAAGGCAGTCAGAAAGGAAAACCAAGAGAAAAGATCACCACATGGAACGAACTATTAGAAGTTGCCCATGCTTAA
- the LOC113351527 gene encoding protein THYLAKOID ASSEMBLY 8, chloroplastic-like, whose protein sequence is MFSSSLQSNLSLLSLKTKLNTPIIRRNSTTVRCGPRNNRGPLVKGRSLSTEAMQAVQALKRAKGDELKINEIISKNLSRLIKNDLLASLSELLRQGHCELAMKVFVEVKSDLYVKTNVSLYADIVSALSKYGMMQEIDDVISEMEFEVLMGDDRGLSRLIKGLISAGRKESVVRVYRLMKEGEWGSGVSVDEYVVRILSKGLRRLGENDVADEVDAQFGVSIDGVLEKLSSV, encoded by the coding sequence ATGTTTTCTTCATCTCTGCAATCAAATCTTTCCTTATTAtctctaaaaacaaaattaaacacACCCATCATTAGAAGAAACTCTACAACAGTAAGATGTGGACCAAGAAACAATCGAGGTCCATTAGTGAAAGGAAGAAGTTTAAGTACAGAAGCAATGCAAGCAGTTCAAGCACTTAAAAGGGCAAAAGGAGATGAACTCAAAATCAATGAAATCATTTCAAAAAACCTCTCTCGGTTAATCAAAAACGATTTATTGGCTTCACTAAGTGAATTACTTAGACAAGGTCACTGTGAGCTAGCTATGAAAGTGTTTGTTGAAGTGAAATCAGATTTATATGTAAAGACTAATGTTTCTCTGTATGCTGATATTGTATCTGCTTTGAGTAAGTATGGAATGATGCAAGAGATTGATGATGTGATTTCTGAGATGGAGTTTGAAGTTTTGATGGGTGATGATAGAGGACTTTCTAGGTTGATTAAGggtttgatttctgctgggaggAAGGAGTCTGTTGTTAGGGTTTATAGGTTGATGAAAGAGGGGGAATGGGGATCTGGTGTAAGTGTTGATGAATATGTTGTTAGGATTTTGAGTAAAGGGCTTAGAAGATTGGGTGAAAATGATGTTGCTGATGAAGTTGATGCACAGTTTGGGGTTTCTATTGATGGGGTATTGGAGAAATTGAGTAGTGTTTGA
- the LOC113348251 gene encoding NADPH:adrenodoxin oxidoreductase, mitochondrial-like isoform X3 — MYNVVVLAYGAESDRDLGVPGEGLAGIHSAREFVWWYNGHPDFSQLRPNLKSAETAVVLGQGNVALDVARILLRPTAELARTDIANHALASLQESSIRKVYLVGRRGPAQAACTAKELRELLGIKDLYVNIQEGDLIKSPADEEELKNSRIQRRVHELLSKAAISQPHPVPGQRELHFLFFRRPDEFLSSDAGNDQVAGVNFEKTVLKGLLHRNKGHNCTFHNSDLFDFISFVENGESGKQSAVGTGQFEEVECGMVLKSIGYKSVPVDGLPFDQRKGIVPNFRGRVLSNASVLDKGLYVVGWLKRGPTGIIGTNLYCAIETVESIHEDLEQGVLTTSTTPKPGREGLLQLLDSKNVKFVPFSGWEKIDMKEKHEGSQKGKPREKITTWNELLEVAHA; from the exons ATGTATAATGTG GTGGTGCTTGCATATGGTGCCGAAAGTGATAGAGATCTGGGTGTTCCCGGAGAA GGTTTGGCGGGGATACACTCAGCTAGAGAGTTTGTGTGGTGGTATAATGGGCATCCGGACTTCAGCCAGTTAAGGCCTAACTTGAAGAGTGCTGAGACAGCAGTAGTTCTTGGTCAG GGTAATGTTGCTCTTGATGTTGCGCGTATACTTCTAAGGCCAACAGCCGAATTAGCAAGAACTGATATTGCAAACCATGCGCTAGCCTCTCTGCAGGAAAGCTCTATAAG AAAAGTGTATTTGGTTGGGAGACGTGGACCAGCACAAGCAGCTTGTACTGCAAAAGAATTGCGTGAACTTCTTG GCATTAAAGATCTGTATGTTAACATTCAAGAAGGCGATCTTATTAAATCACCGGCTGACGAG GAAGAACTGAAGAACAGCCGTATTCAAAGACGAGTTCACGAGTTGCTCTCCAAAGCTGCAATTTCTCAACCTCATCCTGTTCCAGGGCAGAGAGAACTCCATTTTCTGTTTTTCCGAAGACCAGATGAGTTCTTGAGTTCTGATGCTGGAAATGATCAAGTCGCTGGTGTAAATTTTGAGAAAACAGTTCTTAAAGGTTTGTTACATCGAAACAAGGGTCACAACTGTACTTTCCATAACTCAGATTTATTTGATTTCATTTCTTTTGTAGAAAATGGTGAATCTGGTAAACAGTCTGCTGTGGGTACTGGCCAATTTGAAGAAGTAGAATGCGG GATGGTGCTGAAAAGTATTGGCTATAAGTCCGTGCCTGTTGATGGTTTGCCATTTGATCAACGTAAAG GTATCGTTCCTAACTTTAGAGGCCGAGTTCTAAGCAATGCGTCAGTTCTTGATAAAGGATTGTACGTTGTGGGTTGGTTGAAGAGAGGACCCACTGGGATCATTGGAACAAACCTCTACTGTGCCATAGAAACA GTTGAGAGCATACATGAAGATTTAGAACAAGGAGTTTTGACAACATCAACCACGCCAAAGCCTGGCAGAGAAGGGCTTCTTCAGTTACTTGAcagcaaaaatgttaagtttgtgCCATTTAGTGGCTGGGAGaagatcgatatgaaagagaagcATGAAGGCAGTCAGAAAGGAAAACCAAGAGAAAAGATCACCACATGGAACGAACTATTAGAAGTTGCCCATGCTTAA
- the LOC113348251 gene encoding NADPH:adrenodoxin oxidoreductase, mitochondrial-like isoform X1 yields MLQFFPACQAGAKKMVIFRGRTLFLRKFSSLSSHPLRVCIVGSGPAGYYTAERLLKAHQKAEVDIIDRLPTPFGLVRSGVAPDHQETKVVINQFSRVGLNERCSFFGNVNVGSSVSLSELREMYNVVVLAYGAESDRDLGVPGEGLAGIHSAREFVWWYNGHPDFSQLRPNLKSAETAVVLGQGNVALDVARILLRPTAELARTDIANHALASLQESSIRKVYLVGRRGPAQAACTAKELRELLGIKDLYVNIQEGDLIKSPADEEELKNSRIQRRVHELLSKAAISQPHPVPGQRELHFLFFRRPDEFLSSDAGNDQVAGVNFEKTVLKGLLHRNKGHNCTFHNSDLFDFISFVENGESGKQSAVGTGQFEEVECGMVLKSIGYKSVPVDGLPFDQRKGIVPNFRGRVLSNASVLDKGLYVVGWLKRGPTGIIGTNLYCAIETVESIHEDLEQGVLTTSTTPKPGREGLLQLLDSKNVKFVPFSGWEKIDMKEKHEGSQKGKPREKITTWNELLEVAHA; encoded by the exons ATGCTGCAATTTTTTCCTGCCTGCCAAGCAGGGGCAAAGAAAATGGTGATTTTTCGTGGAAGGACATTGTTTTTGAGAAAATTTTCATCTCTCTCGTCTCATCCTTTACGTGTTTGTATAGTTGGTAGTGGCCCTGCTGGTTACTATACTGCTGAGAGG TTATTGAAAGCACATCAAAAGGCAGAAGTTGATATTATTGATCGATTACCGACGCCTTTTGGATTAGTTCGCTCCGGAGTAGCACCTGATCATCAAGAAACCAAG GTTGTGATCAATCAATTTTCACGTGTTGGATTGAATGAGAGGTGCTCATTTTTTGGAAACGTAAATGTCGGGTCTTCAGTTTCTCTCTCTGAACTTCGCGAGATGTATAATGTG GTGGTGCTTGCATATGGTGCCGAAAGTGATAGAGATCTGGGTGTTCCCGGAGAA GGTTTGGCGGGGATACACTCAGCTAGAGAGTTTGTGTGGTGGTATAATGGGCATCCGGACTTCAGCCAGTTAAGGCCTAACTTGAAGAGTGCTGAGACAGCAGTAGTTCTTGGTCAG GGTAATGTTGCTCTTGATGTTGCGCGTATACTTCTAAGGCCAACAGCCGAATTAGCAAGAACTGATATTGCAAACCATGCGCTAGCCTCTCTGCAGGAAAGCTCTATAAG AAAAGTGTATTTGGTTGGGAGACGTGGACCAGCACAAGCAGCTTGTACTGCAAAAGAATTGCGTGAACTTCTTG GCATTAAAGATCTGTATGTTAACATTCAAGAAGGCGATCTTATTAAATCACCGGCTGACGAG GAAGAACTGAAGAACAGCCGTATTCAAAGACGAGTTCACGAGTTGCTCTCCAAAGCTGCAATTTCTCAACCTCATCCTGTTCCAGGGCAGAGAGAACTCCATTTTCTGTTTTTCCGAAGACCAGATGAGTTCTTGAGTTCTGATGCTGGAAATGATCAAGTCGCTGGTGTAAATTTTGAGAAAACAGTTCTTAAAGGTTTGTTACATCGAAACAAGGGTCACAACTGTACTTTCCATAACTCAGATTTATTTGATTTCATTTCTTTTGTAGAAAATGGTGAATCTGGTAAACAGTCTGCTGTGGGTACTGGCCAATTTGAAGAAGTAGAATGCGG GATGGTGCTGAAAAGTATTGGCTATAAGTCCGTGCCTGTTGATGGTTTGCCATTTGATCAACGTAAAG GTATCGTTCCTAACTTTAGAGGCCGAGTTCTAAGCAATGCGTCAGTTCTTGATAAAGGATTGTACGTTGTGGGTTGGTTGAAGAGAGGACCCACTGGGATCATTGGAACAAACCTCTACTGTGCCATAGAAACA GTTGAGAGCATACATGAAGATTTAGAACAAGGAGTTTTGACAACATCAACCACGCCAAAGCCTGGCAGAGAAGGGCTTCTTCAGTTACTTGAcagcaaaaatgttaagtttgtgCCATTTAGTGGCTGGGAGaagatcgatatgaaagagaagcATGAAGGCAGTCAGAAAGGAAAACCAAGAGAAAAGATCACCACATGGAACGAACTATTAGAAGTTGCCCATGCTTAA
- the LOC113348250 gene encoding probable beta-1,4-xylosyltransferase IRX9H, whose amino-acid sequence MASTIRRTLSPVPQARATNGEAHSVPSPLSKSSNTTQNHIPSVGLLTKILGLMESNPILYRLQAVLLGIFTQRSSRSLERSKSKVSFWRRAFFNIFIFFSIGIFFGFMPLFSNFSENIMSKNQTFLFDAIPVAGNVNQHDGTFISRKQGLGNFLPKENSSLEILADKRDMTDEISDVNSSTKLTIEDSDSVYRKLLIIVTSTYARPFQAYYLNRLGQTLKLVQAPLLWIVVEMPSQSPETADILRKTRVMYRHLVCNENETTTRNRGLHQKNVALSHIEMHHLDGIVYFADDNNVYTLELFEQMRKISRFGTWPVAMLTNSKSKATVVAPVCNASQITGWHTTDRNRRLRRFHSPISGLAFNSTILWDPKRWRRPMLEPIRQLHKVKEVIQVSTFIEQLVEDESQMEGFPDDCSRILVWHLPLEAFLSMYPSQWLIKKNLDVVSPLT is encoded by the exons ATGGCGTCTACTATTAGAAGAACGTTGTCGCCGGTGCCACAAGCTAGGGCAACTAATGGGGAGGCTCATTCAGTGCCTTCTCCCTTGTCCAAGTCTTCTAATACTACTCAGAACCACATTCCATCAGTAGGGTTATTGACTAAAATTTTGGGTTTGATGGAGTCTAATCCAATTTTGTATAGACTTCAAgctgttcttcttggtattttcACACAGAGATCATCTAGGTCCTTGGAGAGATCAAAATCTAAGGTGTCGTTTTGGAGAAGAGCttttttcaatattttcattttcttttcaattggtattttcTTTGGTTTCATGCCCCTTTTCTCCAACTTTTCCGAAAATATTATGTCGAAGAATCAAACGTTCTTATTCGATGCCATCCCAGTGGCTGGAAATGTTAATCAGCACGATGGTACCTTCATAAGCAGGAAACAAGGATTAGGGAATTTTTTACCAAAAGAAAACTCTAGCCTAGAGATATTAGCAGATAAGCGGGATATGACAGATGAAATTTCTGATGTTAACTCCTCTACTAAATTGACTATTGAGGATTCAGATTCTGTGTACCGGAAGCTTTTGATAATTGTTACATCTACATATGCTCGACCATTTCAAGCCTACTATCTGAATCGTTTGGGTCAGACACTAAAGCTGGTGCAAGCACCACTGTTGTGGATAGTGGTGGAGATGCCGTCACAGTCGCCAGAAACAGCTGATATCTTAAGGAAAACTAGGGTTATGTATAGACATCTTGTGTGCAATGAGAATGAAACCACTACAAGGAACAGAGGTCTTCACCAAAAAAATGTGGCTTTGTCGCACATTGAAATGCATCATCTTGATGGAATCGTGTATTTTGCAGACGACAATAATGTGTATACTCTCGAGCTTTTTGAGCAAATGAGGAAGATCAG TCGTTTCGGCACATGGCCGGTTGCCATGTTAACAAATAGCAAGAGTAAAGCCACGGTGGTAGCTCCTGTTTGCAATGCAAGCCAAATAACTGGATGGCACACAACTGATAGGAACCGAAGACTCCGGAGATTCCATTCTCCTATCTCGGGGCTTGCTTTTAATAGTACAATATTGTGGGACCCCAAGAGATGGCGTCGCCCAATGCTGGAACCTATTAGGCAGCTTCACAAAGTCAAAGAAGTCATACAA GtgagcacatttattgagcaattagttgaagatgaatcccaGATGGAAGGTTTTCCGGATGATTGCTCGAGAATTCTGGTTTGGCATCTCCCTCTAGAAGCTTTTTTGTCCATGTACCCCAGTCAATGGTTGATTAAGAAAAATCTGGATGTTGTTTCACCACTTACCTGA